The window acgactctttatatatatataaattgattattttaaaattatttggtctCCTACAGGGGCTAATATTTggatattataattattcatccattcaacaataaaaaaccattgaatttaaataatattaaatatgttgttCATCTAAtaccaaaagagtaataatcaagattataaaaaaatataggaactcaatgattttgtttactattattataaaccggaataaaaatattaaatagaaagactattaaatttatttttgtttatattatagaaaaaaaaatcttctaaaaaatattataaaagaaaaataaaaggaaaaaattaattaataaataaaaaaagaaagaaattgattaaataattaataaaaagaaatagagagaaaataaatatttaattaagaaatacataaattaaaaaaataactcttatttattaaaagaggctaaatgagctaGTTTTTGATAGTATGTacgtttaaatataattttattagttcataCGTTTAACTGAGTTAGTTGTACAAATACACGTTTAGATGAgcttttttttacaaaaaaagtCGTTACATACACGCATctcttttgtttatatttacaTAGAGAATTAGAtaggaaaagaaaaaacaagGGCACTAGGTTTTAGGTCCTACTATAGCCCGTTCTTAcactagattttttttattcttcattcTTCATGGCTCGCTCATATTCCTCGATGATATTTGTTAGGTAATTCCATTGTTCTTTTGGAATTCCCATTTTGGAGGCATTGTGTCATTTCTTGAGATAAATGATGTAAGACTTGTGGTGATTGGTCTATCTATGGAAATAATGTTTCCCATATAAGGGGAATGATATCACGACCAAATTATTTGAATAGGTTGTGAGTATGATAATATGTGACCCATTCGAAACTCATGAGTGGAATCATTGGTTCGTCATCCATCATGTAGGCCATTTTCTTGATAGGGTACCATGGAAGCAATTCTCTAAAAGAGTCATTGTTCTATATAAGAGCCTCAAGTATGACTTTTTTCATCCTTCGATATTGGAGGGAGGGACCCATGGATTCACTAAGGATCGTCGGTGGAAGACATTCGAGTTTTTTGAGAATCCAAATATAAAGTATTAGAGGTGATCCTATTTTGTTCATGGTGGGGAATTGAAATGACTCATTTAACCCCATATGTGTTTCTACTACGTTGAGACCTAAAGAGTCATGGTTTCCTTTGCATAGATGATAGGTAACCTCTGAGAATTTAGAGGATGGTTTGGTACCGGATGGGGACATGAAAAATGAGCCAGTAATATGGTTACTTTCATCATTAAAGGGTTAGAGGAATTTCTTCATTCCTAACTTCCATTTTGCGAAAGTCAATGGTAATTTTCCTCAGGATGCTTACATATGTTGTTTTAGTATATCCAAATTCTTGTCGCAACATATTTCTTAATGACATTGATTCTATAAAAGGTTTGAGATGTAGAATACTCTTGTTATCAATCATTAAGATAGCCCTAAATTTGTTTTATGGTAGGGCACATCTGCATGTCTCCCATGAAGAAGGTTTCTAGAGACAGGGCTTCATCGTCTTTGTATTTACATCATGaagttcttatttattttgaaatcaatGAACCTCATGATAGCGCTTAGCCCCGTAAATCATGTAATTCCATCCGATTTCATAGAAGTTGTCAATACAAGGGATTAAAGCAACATCGTCCAACATAGACATTGTGTGCGATTAAacgtatataaataatttacaaaaatatttttgtttttggaaAAGGAGGAATACTCAAAGATGTTCATTTGTTTATAGATGTGTAGAAAACTCAATTTTTAcacccaaaattaaaataaatatgtccaGTCGAGTATGATGATAATACTTGATTATTAAACAAGGGGagcaaaaattaaaaatacttttgggAATTTTCTCAAAACGACCCTCGGGTAGAGATCTAAACACCAATTTCCAAAAATGTTCGAGCTTTAGATGTTTTCATACGTTTAAAATAACCAATTTgaatatacataaatttttagtatgatattattgttaaaaaaatataccaaACAACTAGTTCGGGGCTTGTTTGTGTGTCTAAACGCCATTTTCATAAGAAGTTGGAATTTGGGTGACtagatatatttagattaaacaGTTTAAAAAAgggataaatgataaatataggATTCTTGTTGTaaggttttgttaaatttagAACTCTCCTaaaaaattttcatattaagaAATATACTTACactattttgttatatttaaaactctttactaacagagttaaaaatccgttaaattatttttaatttatttaatatatatatatttatatttatattgattccGATCACCGTTTCTCTCTTTCTCCCATTACTTCATCATCGTTGTCACCGTTGCCACTTTAGAATCATGGAAAAATTGAGTAAACTGGTTCCCTCAGAAAACTCATCACCTTCCCGCCGCTCTCTTGGATCACACCCATCATGTACGCGAGTCCGCCAAAAAATTTATCATAATCttttttcttcatcatcatatcTTCCCCGATGCACCTTGCAAGTATCACTCTATCCTCGAGAGAAAAACAAGCGTCTTGACCTATGTCAGGAGCATTAGGATGAAGAGCATCCCCGACAATGAAAACACTGTCTTTCACAATATTACCTCTCAATAAATTCCATGACGGCCTCAATTTCAGCTCTGAACACGAGATCGCATCTAGACCTATCCTCTCCACCACCGTCAGCATTTCCTTTGGGGCGTTCCTAGCCTTGTTCAGCACAAATTGTTTCATCTTCATCGCTTCGCCTTCCTCAAACTCTTCCTCATTACCACCTGATGTTCAGGAAGGAGTGAAGATGCAAAACTAATACAAGGAATTGTTATTACAGGGAACAAACCCGAAACGCACACCACCGCCAAAGTAGACGTGGAATCTGGGTTCTAACCCATGTCCTCCTCCATCAGGGGGAGATTGAACGAGACCCCTAATCGCTGATCTGTTAGCATTAACTGGGTTTTTTTAGACCCAACCATTTTTCCACTTGGAAGTTAACACCATCGCAGCCAAGGTGTTGATTACCGAACCATTAGCCAGCCAGTC is drawn from Impatiens glandulifera chromosome 3, dImpGla2.1, whole genome shotgun sequence and contains these coding sequences:
- the LOC124930171 gene encoding monooxygenase 2-like, giving the protein MAITSSLIWSALLTGAGTVDTWTAGSIDVTKALVVVEVDASSSIRDLISNSFELASAHVSSSSTSQSVTDDCGVNRPYECRCVERKKLLETLAKELPYGTIRFSSKLLSIHHQQSTGFKSAIRGLVQSPPDGGGHGLEPRFHVYFGGGVRFGFVPCGNEEEFEEGEAMKMKQFVLNKARNAPKEMLTVVERIGLDAISCSELKLRPSWNLLRGNIVKDSVFIVGDALHPNAPDIGQDACFSLEDRVILARCIGEDMMMKKKDYDKFFGGLAYMMGVIQESGGKVMSFLREPVYSIFP